The sequence CCTTGGGACGACCCGGCTTCTTGCGCTCCACGGCCCGCGCATCGCGCGTGAGAAGGCCCAGGTCGCGAAGCTTGCGGCGGTGCTCCTCGTCGATCTTGACGAGGGCGCGGGCCACCGCGAGTCGGAGCGCGCCGGCTTGGCCGTTCTGGCCGCCGCCTTCGCACTTCGCCTTGACGTCGAAGCGGCCGAGCGTGTCGGTCGCCGTGAACGGCTGCTGGATGGCCGACACCAGCGTCGGCCGCGGGAAGAAGTCGCCGAGCGTGCGCCCGTTGACGTCCCACTTGCCCGAACCGGGCTTGAGGTAGACGCGGCACACCGCCTCTTTGCGGCGGCCGATCGCGTGGATCGTGGTCGTGTCGGCCATTACTTCGTCTCGCTCTGCTTGAAGGTGAGCGGCGTCGGCTGCTGCGCCACGTGCGGGTGATCGGCGCCGGCATAGACGCGCAACTTGCGACGCAGGACCTGGCGCCCCAGTGCGGTCTTGGGGAGCATCCCGTGCACCGCCTTCTCGATCACGCGCTCGGGGTGCTTGGCCAGCATGCTCGCAAACGGCGTGTGCCGCTCGTGGCCCATGTACCCGGTGTGCGCGAAGTACGTCTTCTGTTCGGCCTTGCGGCCCGTGACCTTCACCTTGGATGCATTGATCACGATGACGTTGTCACCGGTATCCATGTGCGGCGTGAAGATCGGCTTGTGTTTGCCGCGGATGACCTTCGCGACCTCGGAGGCGAGGCGCCCGAGGATCATCCCCTCGGCATCCACGATGAACCACCGCTGCTCGATGTCGCGCGGGGTGGCGCTGAACGTCTTCATTGACTGCCCTGACGTGCGATGTGGGTGCTGCGCCTCACCGGTGCGGGTTGCAACCCGGGTCTCGGCCGCCGTAACGGCGTTTTGTACAGACTTGTAAGCTACGCAAGCACTTAGCGCCTGTCAACGCGGTCACTCACTCGCGACATCCCCGGCTCCCGGCTCGAACACCACCCCGCGTGCTTCCGGACCCACTGCCGTCAGGAACGCGATGGCCACCGCCATGATGGCGGCCACGATGGCCAGCGCCGTTCCATAGTCTCCGCCGCGTCGCTCGGCAATCGAGGCCTGGATGATCGCGTTGCCCGAGGCGAGGAAGTTCCCGAGCTGGTAGGCAAATCCCGGGAAAGTGCCGCGGACCTCGTTGGGGGAGAGTTCATTGAGGTGCGCCGGAATCACCCCCCACGCCCCCTGCACCGCCACCTGCATGAAGAAGGCGCCCACGGCCAGAAGCATCGGACCGCCGGCCAGACTCCAGAGCGGGATGATCAGGAGCCCGAACAGCGACGCGAGAACAATCGCCGTTCGGCGTCCGATCCGCTCCGAGAGCGTCCCGAAGAAGATGCCGCCCATGATGGCCCCGACGTTGGCCACGATCGCGATCAGACTCACCGTTCCGGTGCTGAAGTGGTGCTGCGCCTGGAGGAACGTGGGATAAAGATCCTGTGTGCCGTGGCTGAAGAAGTTGAACGCCGTCATCAGCACCACGACGTACAGGAAGAGCTTCCAGTTCTGGGCCACCGACTCCATCAGGCTTCGCTTGGGCCGCTCGCGCAGCTTGGTCCACACCGGCGACTCTTCGACGTTGCGGCGGATGTACATGACGAGCAGCGCGGGCATGACCCCTACGGCAAACATGCCGCGCCACCCGATGCGGTCGAACAGCAGCCCATACACCACGGCGGCCAGCAGATAGCCGAAGGCGTAGCCTTCCTGGAGAATACCCGATACGAGTCCGCGCGCCTTGGCGGGAATCGATTCCATGACCAGCGACGCCCCGATCCCCCATTCACCGCCCATTGCGAAGCCGAATGCCGCGCGGAGCACCATCAGCACGACGAGAGACGGCGCGAACGCCGAGGCGAGTTCGAGCACGCTGAACAGCAGGATGTCGATCATCAGGATCGGCCGGCGGCCATAGCGGTCGGCCAGCAAGCCGAACGCGAGGGCGCCGAGGGGACGCATGGCGAGGGTCAGCGTCACCGCCACGGCGACCGTCTTCACATCGGTGCCGAACTCCTGCGCGATGGCGCGGAGCATGAACATCATGAGGAAGAAGTCGAACGCGTCCAGAGTCCAGCCGAGGAAGCTGGCCAGGAACGCACTGCGCTGCCGCCGGTCGAGCTGCGCCAACTCGGTGAACACACCCATGCGGGCCTCCAGGAGACGGCGCCAGCGTAGCCCCCGACACGCGCGCCGTCAATGAAGCGCGCCGATTCTCGCCGTCGGGAGGGACGCCGCCGGACGCCGGAGCGGCGCCACGGTGCCCGGGGGCCTTTACCCGGCCGTTACGAACCCCGACCGGCATCGTGACAGGCGCCGCCTACGCTTCACGACGCAGGGTCGGACCCGCCGCCCCTGCGTCGCTCACCCGCATCCATTCTTCCTGCGAGCACACATGCGATTCCTCTCTCGTCTGGCCAC comes from Gemmatimonadaceae bacterium and encodes:
- the rpsI gene encoding 30S ribosomal protein S9; amino-acid sequence: MADTTTIHAIGRRKEAVCRVYLKPGSGKWDVNGRTLGDFFPRPTLVSAIQQPFTATDTLGRFDVKAKCEGGGQNGQAGALRLAVARALVKIDEEHRRKLRDLGLLTRDARAVERKKPGRPKARKRFQFSKR
- the rplM gene encoding 50S ribosomal protein L13 translates to MKTFSATPRDIEQRWFIVDAEGMILGRLASEVAKVIRGKHKPIFTPHMDTGDNVIVINASKVKVTGRKAEQKTYFAHTGYMGHERHTPFASMLAKHPERVIEKAVHGMLPKTALGRQVLRRKLRVYAGADHPHVAQQPTPLTFKQSETK
- a CDS encoding MFS transporter, translated to MGVFTELAQLDRRQRSAFLASFLGWTLDAFDFFLMMFMLRAIAQEFGTDVKTVAVAVTLTLAMRPLGALAFGLLADRYGRRPILMIDILLFSVLELASAFAPSLVVLMVLRAAFGFAMGGEWGIGASLVMESIPAKARGLVSGILQEGYAFGYLLAAVVYGLLFDRIGWRGMFAVGVMPALLVMYIRRNVEESPVWTKLRERPKRSLMESVAQNWKLFLYVVVLMTAFNFFSHGTQDLYPTFLQAQHHFSTGTVSLIAIVANVGAIMGGIFFGTLSERIGRRTAIVLASLFGLLIIPLWSLAGGPMLLAVGAFFMQVAVQGAWGVIPAHLNELSPNEVRGTFPGFAYQLGNFLASGNAIIQASIAERRGGDYGTALAIVAAIMAVAIAFLTAVGPEARGVVFEPGAGDVASE